The following are encoded in a window of Candidatus Zixiibacteriota bacterium genomic DNA:
- a CDS encoding STAS domain-containing protein, which produces MKMTDDFRDGVAIIALEGRIMGGRDATMFHGKVYEYLNGGFKKLVIDLGKTKWMDSIGMGMLISAMTAVTKNSGSMKIVNVTDNIKSLLTITRLVSVFETHDSLDDAINSFNPAGLTAGTS; this is translated from the coding sequence ATGAAGATGACTGATGATTTCCGGGATGGAGTGGCTATAATTGCCCTTGAGGGCAGAATCATGGGTGGTCGGGATGCCACCATGTTTCATGGTAAGGTTTATGAGTATCTTAACGGCGGTTTCAAAAAGCTGGTTATTGATCTGGGCAAAACCAAGTGGATGGATTCCATCGGCATGGGAATGTTGATTTCGGCCATGACGGCTGTCACGAAAAATTCCGGCAGTATGAAAATCGTCAATGTAACCGACAACATTAAGTCACTTTTAACGATCACGCGCCTGGTATCGGTATTCGAGACTCATGATTCGCTTGACGATGCCATAAATTCTTTCAACCCTGCCGGTCTGACAGCGGGGACATCATGA
- a CDS encoding DinB family protein, with amino-acid sequence MADKNVLLELQINFWRDNIRNSIMEALELMPEDKGDWIPADNMIPLGQLFLHICETSDWWYDEIMKGNKAVELAVPGEKCPDKKVIKNHLEEHWKRLERFFAEPKEAFEKTYKREGSHEGRKWKIEQTGYWIFTHLFEHDIHHRSQINHYLRILGIRPPRI; translated from the coding sequence ATGGCTGATAAAAATGTTCTGCTCGAACTCCAGATAAATTTCTGGCGGGATAATATCAGGAACTCCATCATGGAGGCTCTGGAACTGATGCCGGAAGATAAAGGCGACTGGATTCCGGCGGATAACATGATTCCCCTGGGCCAGTTGTTTCTGCATATTTGTGAAACCTCAGATTGGTGGTACGATGAAATCATGAAAGGCAACAAGGCGGTGGAACTGGCCGTGCCGGGCGAGAAATGTCCTGATAAAAAAGTAATTAAAAATCACCTCGAGGAACACTGGAAACGGCTGGAGCGGTTTTTCGCCGAGCCAAAAGAGGCCTTTGAAAAAACGTATAAGAGAGAAGGCTCGCACGAAGGCAGGAAGTGGAAAATCGAGCAAACCGGCTACTGGATTTTCACCCACCTGTTCGAACATGATATCCATCACCGGAGTCAGATAAATCACTATTTACGAATTCTCGGGATCAGGCCGCCCCGGATATAA